The following are encoded together in the Bradymonas sediminis genome:
- a CDS encoding hybrid sensor histidine kinase/response regulator yields the protein MSFGALIEKFRAVALDRIERMNVLLVQLEHDPMDAEATEEILREIHTLKGEAKMMGFADVNLVSHQTEHLLTLITERGFEIPQNVVDVAFEGFDIVRQLLTKSAGASDAPVDLSGFVERVTGARSAAALPSSPPISEVFYEPPSQAPASQFDDLAASLAADSWGDSAGPSDDFQDGLRASGGEGSRATAMDSEGVDRSWAPGGLRRGGHGRSTRARIDASQVATARRDGSGKSDDSPSSTSSDRLLRLQVGGSLRVDLEKLERLGDVAGEVLLLSRRLNYGLGELASIRDDLRLWLERLDGVLPIQTVSQLRNVVHRFDDFTSGTREETYLITSRTAQLDEEVRGLRHVPLAQVMSHYPRAVRDLAREQGKRVRLVHAFGNVEVDRTLLSALSEPMLHLIRNAVDHGIESPEERQEMGKEQEAVIRLQAEYIGDSIRVVIEDDGRGISPQLLREKAVARGLFSPERAELLSDQEALALIFDAGFTTRDSVSDVSGRGIGMDVVRRQVTEMGGYIEVESEVGEGTSITMILPVSSAVSQVLMVEIGGRQFALAAKQVVRVGAVSRAEIMRSHGAAFVDYDGEMIALADWAQLLIARGEPQPVDTREKLTVLILRRGSQFVAVSVCQVLGEREAMSRPFGDFLRGVRLCRGVALTDAGEVVPLLNVPELLAQSDVTSPRNMATLSTRARSEKLAGAEATATSPGAKESGDNPDFADLAPHAHEDPDTSNYSPQYRVLVVEDSEITRDLVTRILGNHGYQFVIAEDGQMGWELLQQHPVDLVLSDVQMPRMDGLELLSKIRASREFADLPVVMLTTLGDPKDKARALGLGADGYLVKLDFQESDLVEMVRRHLVID from the coding sequence ATGAGCTTTGGCGCCCTGATCGAGAAATTTCGAGCCGTCGCGCTCGACCGTATCGAGCGCATGAACGTGCTGCTGGTGCAGCTTGAGCATGATCCCATGGACGCTGAGGCGACCGAGGAGATTCTGCGCGAGATTCATACGCTTAAAGGCGAAGCCAAGATGATGGGCTTTGCCGATGTGAACCTGGTGTCTCATCAAACCGAGCATCTGCTCACGCTGATCACCGAGCGCGGCTTCGAGATCCCGCAGAATGTGGTCGATGTCGCGTTTGAGGGCTTCGATATCGTGCGGCAATTGCTCACCAAATCGGCCGGGGCGTCGGACGCGCCGGTCGATCTGTCGGGGTTCGTCGAGCGGGTGACGGGCGCGCGAAGCGCGGCGGCATTGCCGAGTTCCCCGCCGATCTCAGAGGTGTTTTACGAGCCGCCAAGCCAGGCGCCGGCGAGCCAATTCGACGACCTGGCGGCCTCGCTTGCGGCCGATAGTTGGGGAGATAGTGCGGGGCCGAGCGACGATTTTCAGGACGGGCTGAGAGCTTCGGGCGGCGAGGGCTCGCGCGCGACGGCGATGGACTCCGAGGGCGTCGACCGAAGTTGGGCGCCCGGCGGGTTGCGCCGGGGTGGCCACGGTCGCTCCACGCGCGCGCGCATCGACGCCTCCCAGGTGGCCACCGCCCGGCGCGATGGCTCGGGCAAGTCGGATGATTCGCCGAGTTCGACCTCTTCGGACCGCCTGCTTCGCCTGCAAGTCGGCGGCAGCCTGCGCGTGGACCTGGAGAAGCTTGAGCGCCTGGGCGACGTCGCCGGCGAGGTGCTCTTGCTCAGCCGGCGCCTGAACTACGGCCTGGGCGAATTGGCCTCGATTCGCGATGACCTGCGCCTGTGGTTGGAGCGCCTGGACGGGGTCTTGCCGATTCAGACCGTGAGTCAGTTGCGCAACGTCGTGCATCGGTTTGACGACTTCACCAGCGGCACCCGCGAGGAGACCTACCTGATCACCTCGCGCACCGCTCAGCTCGACGAAGAGGTGCGCGGGTTGCGCCACGTGCCGTTGGCCCAGGTCATGAGCCACTATCCGCGCGCGGTGCGCGACCTCGCCCGCGAGCAGGGAAAACGCGTGCGCCTGGTCCACGCCTTCGGCAATGTCGAGGTCGACCGCACGCTCCTGTCCGCGCTCTCTGAGCCGATGCTTCACCTGATCCGAAACGCCGTCGATCACGGCATCGAGTCGCCCGAGGAGCGCCAGGAAATGGGCAAGGAGCAGGAGGCGGTGATCCGCCTGCAGGCCGAGTATATCGGCGACAGCATTCGGGTCGTGATCGAAGATGACGGGCGCGGGATCTCGCCGCAGTTATTGCGCGAGAAGGCCGTCGCGCGCGGACTCTTTAGCCCGGAGCGCGCCGAATTATTGAGCGACCAGGAGGCGCTCGCCCTGATCTTTGATGCCGGGTTTACCACCCGCGACAGCGTCAGCGACGTCAGCGGGCGCGGCATCGGCATGGACGTGGTGCGCCGCCAGGTGACCGAAATGGGCGGGTATATCGAGGTCGAGAGCGAGGTCGGTGAGGGCACCTCGATCACGATGATCTTGCCGGTCTCAAGCGCGGTCAGCCAGGTCCTGATGGTCGAGATCGGCGGGCGACAATTCGCGCTGGCGGCCAAACAGGTGGTACGCGTGGGCGCGGTGTCGCGCGCCGAGATCATGCGCAGCCACGGCGCGGCGTTTGTCGATTACGACGGCGAGATGATCGCGTTGGCGGATTGGGCGCAGCTGTTAATCGCGCGAGGCGAGCCGCAGCCGGTCGACACGCGTGAGAAGTTGACGGTGTTGATCCTTCGGCGCGGCTCCCAATTTGTGGCCGTGTCGGTGTGTCAGGTGCTCGGCGAGCGCGAGGCGATGAGCCGGCCGTTTGGCGATTTTTTGCGCGGCGTCCGCCTCTGTCGCGGCGTCGCGCTCACCGACGCCGGCGAGGTCGTGCCGCTGCTCAACGTCCCCGAATTATTGGCCCAATCCGACGTCACTTCGCCCCGAAATATGGCGACCCTGTCGACGCGCGCGCGCAGCGAAAAGCTCGCGGGCGCCGAGGCCACAGCGACTTCGCCCGGGGCAAAAGAAAGCGGCGATAACCCGGACTTCGCCGACCTGGCGCCGCACGCTCATGAGGACCCCGACACGAGCAATTATAGCCCCCAATATCGGGTGCTGGTCGTTGAGGATAGCGAGATCACCCGGGATCTGGTGACCCGAATTCTGGGCAACCACGGCTATCAATTCGTCATCGCCGAAGACGGCCAGATGGGCTGGGAGTTGCTGCAGCAGCACCCGGTTGACCTGGTGCTCAGCGATGTTCAAATGCCGCGCATGGACGGGCTGGAGTTGCTCAGCAAGATTCGCGCCTCTCGGGAGTTCGCGGACCTTCCGGTGGTGATGCTCACCACGCTCGGCGACCCCAAAGACAAGGCGCGGGCGCTGGGTCTTGGGGCCGACGGCTACCTGGTGAAATTGGACTTCCAGGAGAGCGATTTGGTGGAGATGGTCCGGCGCCACCTGGTGATCGACTAG